In one Podarcis muralis chromosome 7, rPodMur119.hap1.1, whole genome shotgun sequence genomic region, the following are encoded:
- the DFFA gene encoding DNA fragmentation factor subunit alpha encodes MAAGSRLPQLKQCLIRQNGQQEQHGVAASCLRELRSKACDLLAIDKASEPITLVLAEDGTIVDDEDYFLCLPPNTKFVALAKGEKWSTSSIDGGTAWLKEDVTDVDRVDGGGGGGGGGEKWRQLARQLKDDLSTIILMSEEDLQVLIDVPCSDLAQELSENQPKIQTLQDTLQQVLDRREEERQSRQLLELYLQALKNEDHIVPKAEEPRSEETAMDETDVVDAGSSNSSSSRGAGNGVPLSSHVRTTLKEKSAPELGLASQDLELVYKANPEALALTLNWDKLKTEALQQACGEELSRRLQQVHALNSLRSMSKGKKKLPWGDWLSSKRKK; translated from the exons ATGGCGGCTGGTTCCAGGCTTCCCCAGCTGAAGCAATGTCTCATCAGGCAGAATGGCCAACAGGAGCAGCACGGGGTGGCGGCCTCCTGCCTCCGGGAGCTGCGAAGCAAAG CCTGTGACCTCCTAGCAATTGACAAGGCCTCAGAGCCCATCACGCTGGTGTTGGCTGAGGATGGCACCATTGTGGATGACGAGGACTATTTTTTGTGTCTGCCACCGAACACCAAGTTTGTGGCACTGGCAAAGGGCGAGAAGTGGTCCACCAGCAGCATAG atGGGGGCACAGCTTGGCTCAAGGAAGACGTCACAGACGTTGACAGAGTggacggtggtggtggtggtggtggtggtggagagaagtGGAGGCAACTGGCCAGACAACTGAAGGACGACCTCTCCACCATCATCTTGATGTCGGAGGAAGACCTCCAG GTGCTCATCGATGTGCCATGCTCTGACCTGGCCCAAGAGCTTTCTGAGAACCAGCCTAAGATCCAGACTCTGCAAGACACCCTTCAGCAGGTGCTGGACAGGCGGGAAGAGGAACGGCAATCCCGGCAGCTTCTGGAACTCTACCTGCAAGCGTTGAAAAACGAGGACCACATTGTACCCAAAGCAGAAG AGCCAAGATCAGAGGAAACTGCCATGGACGAAACAGACGTGGTTGACGCtgggagcagcaacagcagcagcagcagaggtgctGGTAACGGGGTTCCACTCAGCAGCCATGTTCGGACCACACTTAAAGAGAAGTCTGCCCCAGAACTTGGCCTAGCAAGTCAGGACTTAGAG CTGGTTTACAAGGCAAACCCAGAAGCTCTTGCTCTGACCCTGAACTGGGACAAGCTGAAGACAGAGGCCTTACAGCAAGCCTGTGGGGAGGAACTTTCAAGGCGCCTACAGCAGGTTCACGCCCTAAACTCCTTGAGGAGCATGTCCAAGGGCAAGAAAAAGTTGCCATGGGGGGACTGGTTGAGTTCCAAACGCAAGAAATAA